The Saprospiraceae bacterium genome contains the following window.
CAAAGAAGCAACTTCTGTAATAATTGGAATCAATCAATATCGCAACGGTGAAATCAAAGATTATGATTTGATAAAAACTGTTTGCACCTACTTTGATAAGATAAAAGGAGAAGAAATAACAGAATCGGATAGGAGGTTTTTGAAATTTATTTCCAATATAATCGGAATTCCTCACTTTTTTGATTTGTTAGATAAGTTCAATCAAAGTACTACCATTGAAAACTTTGACCTAAATACACTTTCTGCAATATTTTACGAAAGTACTTTGAATTTAGATGAAAAAATCAAGGTTCATAAATTTCAAAAGCGGATATTAGAAAAGTATACCCCGGGTGCGCTCAATAGGTATTTTCTTTCTGCTAGCACTTCATTTGGCAAAACACATATCGTTTTTGAAATAATCAAAAAGATGGAGTATAAAAATGTGGTTTTGATTTTTCCGACAATTGCACTTCTCTCGGAGAATTTGGAACGGCTCATATCCTCACATAACTATCAGTATTTTTTGAATAACTATGATATTCACACACTGAGTGAAGTAAGAGAGTTTAGTGAGAAGAATTTATTTATCTACACACCTGAAAGATTTCTTTCATTCATTGAAAATAAAACAAGTGATATAAAATTCGATTTTGCATTTATAGATGAAGTTTATAAAATTGATAATGAATACATCATTGATGAAGAGGTACGAGAAAATGAAAGAGATGTAGCATATAGATTAGCGGTGTTTGAACTACTACAACCTCATGTTGATGTCTTATTGGCAGGTCCATACATAGATTTTACTCAACAGAATGATCCAAAATACAACTCGTCATTTGACCGTTTTTGTTCAGAAAATCAAATCGAATTGATGGATTATAACAATTACGAAATTGTGAATAAAACATATGTTGATATTAAAGGTAGTCGAGAATATACTGTAGATGATGAATTGACGTTAGATTTTTCAAGTAACAAAAAAGATACACTATTAACTGAAACGCTAAAATCAGTAATTTCTATTAAACAGAATTCTATTGTGTATTGCTATTCCAAGGCTTCAGTTGAATCATACGCAAAAAAATTGCTGGCATCTAGATTGTTGAGTGATCATAATAATGCAGAATATTCTGAATTTATATCTCATATTGAAGAAAACTTCAATAAAGACTGGACTCTAATTGAAGCACTTAAACAAGGAATTGGAATTCATCATGGCTTGGTTCCAAAGTATCTACAAAAAGAGATTGTCTCTTTGTTCAATAATGGATTATTAAGAGTTCTAATTTCAACCACAACCATTACGGAAGGAGTGAATACTTCGGCAAAAAATTTGATTGTGCTTCACCACAAGAAAGGAAATAAGGAATTGAAAAAGTTTGATGCAAAGAATATTGCTGGTAGAGCAGGAAGATTTTTATTCCACTATAGTGGGAGAGTAATTGTTTTAAATAACAAATTTATGAATGCAATAAATTCTGAAGCTGAAGGGATCAAGCATAGAAATTATGATCTTGACGCACAAAAGGATGAGATTGATTTGTTCTATACAATTGAGGAGTTCCTTAAGCCTGAAGATAGACAAAGGAAGTTGAATATTGTTTCAATGCAGGAAGAGCGTGGAATCCCGGATTTCGTTTTTGCTCTTTATAAAGTCGTAAGTCGCTTGCATAAGATTCAGCTTTATGATCGTATTCAAAATATGACTATAGCGGAGTTGAGTTCTATTAAAGCATTGATTCGACAAATAAATTTTAAATTAAATATTGATTATGATGGGTTTCAAACTGTTTTAAATATTATCAAGCCAATTGTTCTTAATCCGAAAATGAAATTTTTAATTGAATATAAAGGAAAAAATGGGGAATACTCTGTTTTGACCCATTTAATTTACTTTTATCTTTCGGAAGGATTTTCAGGTTCTATTAGATATAAATTAAAGCATGGTATAAGTATTGATGAAGCAATTACTGAAACTTCTGATTTTGTTTACAATATTCTTAAATACCATGTTGTCAAATATTTAGGAGTATTCAATGTGATGTATAAACTCTCTCAGTCTAAAAATACTGGC
Protein-coding sequences here:
- a CDS encoding helicase encodes the protein MDKIKEATSVIIGINQYRNGEIKDYDLIKTVCTYFDKIKGEEITESDRRFLKFISNIIGIPHFFDLLDKFNQSTTIENFDLNTLSAIFYESTLNLDEKIKVHKFQKRILEKYTPGALNRYFLSASTSFGKTHIVFEIIKKMEYKNVVLIFPTIALLSENLERLISSHNYQYFLNNYDIHTLSEVREFSEKNLFIYTPERFLSFIENKTSDIKFDFAFIDEVYKIDNEYIIDEEVRENERDVAYRLAVFELLQPHVDVLLAGPYIDFTQQNDPKYNSSFDRFCSENQIELMDYNNYEIVNKTYVDIKGSREYTVDDELTLDFSSNKKDTLLTETLKSVISIKQNSIVYCYSKASVESYAKKLLASRLLSDHNNAEYSEFISHIEENFNKDWTLIEALKQGIGIHHGLVPKYLQKEIVSLFNNGLLRVLISTTTITEGVNTSAKNLIVLHHKKGNKELKKFDAKNIAGRAGRFLFHYSGRVIVLNNKFMNAINSEAEGIKHRNYDLDAQKDEIDLFYTIEEFLKPEDRQRKLNIVSMQEERGIPDFVFALYKVVSRLHKIQLYDRIQNMTIAELSSIKALIRQINFKLNIDYDGFQTVLNIIKPIVLNPKMKFLIEYKGKNGEYSVLTHLIYFYLSEGFSGSIRYKLKHGISIDEAITETSDFVYNILKYHVVKYLGVFNVMYKLSQSKNTGNTFENINGIDRLLTKLEYNAITENGRIASDYGVPSSIVDYYENPTNSDNIKSQFDQYENGIFERVEKIIKRKENRNV